The following proteins are co-located in the Haliotis asinina isolate JCU_RB_2024 chromosome 13, JCU_Hal_asi_v2, whole genome shotgun sequence genome:
- the LOC137260326 gene encoding MICOS complex subunit MIC13-like has translation MNPARRVMFNECLWGIAYAFKMATTLVKLASKLAVGAGAVYVTIDQGVWNNSSNGSQALEKVKGSVLPAATDYAKQIPCLDDVNNTVLSGWNSGVKTVFHYVSSAPDTVGEYSKKAVSSSVNFVRGN, from the exons ATGAACCCAGCGAGGCGAGTAATGTTTAATGAGTGCTTATGGGGAATAGCATATGCTTTCAAAATGGCGACGACCTTGGTAAA GCTTGCCAGCAAGCTAGCAGTTGGTGCTGGTGCAGTGTATGTGACCATTGACCAGGGTGTGTGGAACAACAGCAGCAATGGCAGTCAGGCCCTGGAGAAGGTGAAGGGATCTGTCCTGCCTGCTGCCACTGATTATGCTAAACAG ATTCCATGTTTAGATGATGTCAACAATACTGTGTTAAGTGGCTGGAACTCAG GGGTGAAGACTGTGTTCCACTATGTGTCATCAGCACCAGATACAGTCGGGGAGTACAGCAAGAAGGCCGTGTCATCATCTGTCAACTTCGTACGTGGAAACTGA